In one Melaminivora jejuensis genomic region, the following are encoded:
- the lptM gene encoding LPS translocon maturation chaperone LptM — protein sequence MFTGRRILVSTSFPAALAALAVLAALAGCGQRGPLYLPEQGAAAPPAAASIAQPATPAAPVDPASDPSLVSPSRSRP from the coding sequence ATGTTTACAGGCCGCCGCATTCTAGTCAGCACCTCGTTCCCTGCCGCCCTCGCTGCCCTGGCAGTCCTGGCCGCCCTTGCGGGCTGCGGCCAGCGCGGCCCGCTGTATCTGCCCGAGCAGGGTGCCGCCGCCCCGCCGGCAGCCGCCTCCATCGCCCAGCCGGCCACGCCTGCTGCCCCTGTCGATCCGGCCTCCGATCCGTCCCTGGTTTCTCCTTCCCGCTCCCGACCATGA
- the cyaY gene encoding iron donor protein CyaY: MTDLEYMDRAEALLLALEQGCDRINEETDCDLDSQRSGGMVTIAFEGGSQIIVNLQKPLQEVWLAARSGGYHYRFDAASGCWLDTKAGSEFFADLARCASEQAGQALRFVPV, translated from the coding sequence ATGACCGACCTGGAATATATGGATCGCGCCGAGGCCCTGCTGCTGGCGCTGGAGCAGGGCTGCGACCGCATCAACGAGGAGACCGATTGCGACCTGGACAGCCAGCGTTCGGGCGGCATGGTCACCATCGCCTTCGAGGGCGGCAGCCAGATCATCGTGAACTTGCAAAAGCCGCTGCAGGAGGTCTGGCTGGCGGCGCGCTCGGGCGGCTACCACTACCGCTTCGATGCGGCCAGCGGGTGCTGGCTCGACACCAAGGCCGGCAGCGAGTTCTTTGCCGATCTGGCGCGCTGCGCCAGCGAGCAGGCCGGGCAGGCGCTGCGTTTCGTACCTGTCTGA
- a CDS encoding penicillin-binding protein 1A, whose product MTSSTDQEPVAQPEKKPGKKPDRQPARRLPPWLRLPLLALAWLLGLAVAGVLGVVLAVALGLAVAYPNLPDISELADYKPKLPMRVYSVEGALLGEFGEERRNLTPIEDIPKVMTDAVLAIEDARFFEHGGVDYKGVLRAALANLGRVKSQGASTITMQVARNVYLSSEKTFTRKIYEILLTFKLEHLLSKNQILEIYMNQIYLGNRAYGFAAAAETYFGKPLKSITIAEAAMLAGLPKAPSAYNPISNPKRARSRQLYIIERMYDNGFISAAEAAEAKREPIRLRSPGDSTRIHAEYVAEMARQLIFAQYGNEAYTRGLNVYTTLNAGEQEAAYRALRQGIMDYERRQHYRGPERFVELPRSAAELEDAIDDALAAHPDNGDVRAAVVLEAGPKKIVAARADGEKLEITGEGLKPAQSGLSDKAPPNIRLRRGAVIRVVQTPKKTWEITQLPEVEGAFVAIDPRSGAIRALVGGFDFDKNKFNHVTQAWRQPGSAFKPFIYSAALEKGFTPATVINDAPLFFGSGVTGGQPWEPKNYDGKYDGPMTMRSGLARSKNLVSIRVLQAVGPKTAQQWVTRFGFDADKHPAYLTMALGAGSVTPMQMATAYSVFANGGWRVNPYLITRVSDHKGRVLSNFQPPPLEHNPRAIDARNAFIMDSLLQEITRSGTAARAQATLKRPDLYGKTGTTNDSVDAWFAGFQPSIAAVTWIGYDTPRNLGSRETGGGLSLPVWINFMDKALKGVPVTEPPVPEGVTNIGGEWYYNEYARSGGVASVGLESASSEPDAGAPAPVAPPAPEERSRILDLFRN is encoded by the coding sequence GAGCCGGTTGCGCAACCGGAAAAAAAGCCGGGAAAAAAACCGGATCGCCAGCCCGCCCGCCGCCTGCCCCCGTGGCTGCGCCTGCCGCTGCTGGCCCTGGCCTGGTTGCTGGGCCTGGCCGTCGCCGGCGTGCTGGGCGTCGTCCTGGCCGTGGCGCTGGGCCTGGCCGTGGCCTACCCCAACCTGCCCGACATTTCGGAGCTGGCCGACTACAAGCCCAAGCTGCCCATGCGGGTCTATTCGGTCGAGGGCGCGCTGCTGGGCGAGTTCGGTGAGGAGCGGCGCAACCTGACACCCATCGAGGACATCCCCAAGGTCATGACGGACGCCGTGCTGGCCATCGAGGACGCGCGCTTTTTCGAGCACGGCGGGGTGGACTACAAGGGCGTGCTGCGCGCCGCGCTGGCCAACCTGGGCCGCGTCAAGAGCCAGGGCGCATCGACCATCACCATGCAGGTGGCGCGCAACGTCTATCTCTCATCAGAGAAAACATTTACACGCAAGATTTACGAAATCCTGTTGACCTTCAAGCTTGAGCATCTATTGAGCAAGAATCAGATCCTCGAGATCTACATGAACCAGATCTATCTGGGCAACCGCGCCTATGGCTTTGCCGCAGCGGCAGAGACCTATTTCGGCAAGCCACTCAAATCCATCACCATTGCCGAAGCCGCCATGCTGGCCGGCCTGCCCAAGGCCCCGTCGGCCTACAACCCCATCAGCAATCCCAAGCGCGCGCGCAGCCGCCAGCTCTACATCATCGAGCGCATGTACGACAACGGCTTCATCAGCGCCGCCGAGGCCGCCGAGGCCAAGCGCGAACCCATCCGGCTGCGCTCGCCGGGCGACAGCACGCGCATCCATGCCGAATACGTGGCCGAGATGGCGCGCCAGCTGATCTTTGCCCAGTACGGCAACGAGGCCTACACACGCGGCCTGAACGTCTATACAACGCTCAATGCCGGCGAGCAGGAAGCGGCCTACCGCGCCCTGCGCCAGGGCATCATGGACTACGAGCGGCGCCAGCACTACCGTGGCCCGGAGCGCTTCGTGGAGCTGCCCCGCAGCGCCGCCGAGCTGGAGGACGCCATCGACGACGCCCTGGCCGCGCACCCCGACAACGGCGACGTGCGCGCCGCCGTGGTGCTGGAGGCCGGGCCGAAAAAGATCGTCGCCGCGCGCGCCGACGGCGAGAAGCTGGAGATCACCGGCGAAGGCTTGAAGCCGGCCCAGTCCGGCCTGTCCGACAAGGCGCCGCCCAACATCCGGCTGCGCCGCGGCGCCGTGATTCGCGTGGTGCAGACGCCCAAGAAGACCTGGGAGATCACCCAGCTGCCCGAGGTCGAGGGGGCCTTCGTCGCCATCGACCCGCGCTCCGGCGCCATCCGCGCGCTGGTGGGCGGCTTCGACTTCGACAAGAACAAGTTCAACCACGTCACCCAGGCCTGGCGCCAGCCGGGCTCGGCCTTCAAGCCCTTCATCTACTCGGCGGCGCTGGAAAAGGGCTTCACCCCGGCCACCGTGATCAACGACGCACCGCTGTTCTTCGGCTCCGGCGTGACCGGCGGCCAGCCCTGGGAGCCCAAGAACTACGACGGCAAGTACGACGGCCCCATGACCATGCGCTCCGGCCTGGCGCGCTCCAAGAACCTGGTGTCGATCCGCGTGCTGCAGGCTGTCGGGCCGAAGACGGCGCAGCAATGGGTCACGCGCTTTGGCTTCGACGCCGACAAGCATCCGGCCTATCTGACCATGGCGCTGGGCGCCGGCTCGGTCACGCCCATGCAGATGGCCACCGCCTACTCGGTGTTTGCCAATGGCGGCTGGCGCGTCAATCCCTACCTGATCACGCGCGTGTCGGATCACAAGGGCCGGGTGCTGTCCAACTTCCAGCCGCCGCCGCTGGAGCACAACCCGCGCGCCATCGACGCGCGCAACGCCTTCATCATGGACAGTCTGCTGCAGGAGATCACCCGCTCGGGCACGGCAGCGCGCGCCCAGGCCACGCTCAAGCGGCCTGACCTGTACGGCAAGACGGGCACTACCAACGACTCGGTCGATGCCTGGTTCGCCGGCTTTCAGCCGAGCATCGCGGCCGTGACCTGGATCGGCTACGACACGCCGCGCAACCTGGGCAGCCGCGAGACCGGCGGCGGCCTATCCCTGCCGGTGTGGATCAACTTCATGGACAAGGCACTCAAGGGCGTGCCGGTGACCGAGCCGCCCGTGCCCGAGGGCGTGACCAACATCGGCGGCGAGTGGTACTACAACGAGTACGCGCGTAGCGGCGGCGTGGCCAGCGTCGGCCTGGAGTCCGCAAGCTCCGAGCCGGATGCCGGCGCGCCGGCCCCGGTCGCCCCGCCCGCACCGGAGGAGCGCAGCCGCATCCTGGATTTGTTTCGCAACTGA